A stretch of Comamonadaceae bacterium M7527 DNA encodes these proteins:
- the leuS gene encoding leucine--tRNA ligase → MQEKFEPQVIEQAMRSAWASADAYRVTEDRSRPKFYACSMLPYPSGKLHMGHVRNYTINDMLTRQLRMKGYNVLMPMGWDAFGLPAENAALKNKVPPAKWTFDNIAYMKKQMQAMGLAIDWSREVATCDPAYYKWNQWLFLKMLDKGIAYRKTQVVNWDPVDQTVLANEQVIDGKGWRTGAVVEKREIPGYYLKITDYAPELLDHVQNGNSNATLGGWPERVRAMQENWIGKSAGVRFAFTHDVKNAGGELIDGGRMYVFTTRPDTIMGVTFCAVAPEHPLAAHAASNNPTLASFIVTCQQGGTTEAEMAVKEKVGMDTGLTVVHPLTGESVALWVGNYVLMSYGDGAVMGVPAHDERDFAFALKYQLAIKPVVAVEGQGPFDDQQWQEWYATKGAGVAINSGAYNGLPFAECVDAVAKDLSAKGLGEKQTTWRLRDWGISRQRYWGTPIPIIHCDDCGAVPVPEKDLPVVLPQDLVPDGSGNPLNKSEAFLNVACPCCGKPAKRETDTMDTFVDSSWYFMRYCDPHNADAMVSEGAQYWMAGGMDQYIGGIEHAILHLLYARFWTKVMRDLGLVSVDEPFARLLTQGMVLNNIYSKRTAQGGKEYFWPSDVEHVHDDAGKVMGAKLIKAVGDLPAGTAIDYEGVGTMSKSKNNGVDPQSLIDTFGADTARLYTMFTAPPEATLEWNDAAVEGSFRFLRRVWNFGYKHQDALAAGVKLAADAPAYSDAAKALRLDVHTVLRQASFDYERMQYNTVVSAVMKMLNTLEGAQLANTDADNKALAECFSIMLRVLYPACPHITCTLWAELGFNAQADLLDAPWPVVDESALVQDVIELMLQVNGKLRGAVRVAADASKADIEAAALASDAFLKQANGAAAKKVVVVPGRLVNIVI, encoded by the coding sequence ATGCAAGAGAAATTTGAACCCCAAGTGATTGAACAGGCCATGCGCAGCGCATGGGCCAGCGCTGACGCCTACCGCGTCACAGAGGACAGATCACGTCCCAAGTTTTATGCCTGTTCTATGTTGCCTTACCCCAGTGGCAAGCTACACATGGGCCACGTGCGCAACTACACCATCAACGACATGCTCACGCGTCAGCTGCGCATGAAGGGTTACAACGTCTTGATGCCCATGGGCTGGGACGCCTTTGGCTTGCCCGCTGAAAACGCAGCACTCAAAAACAAAGTGCCGCCAGCCAAGTGGACGTTTGACAACATCGCTTACATGAAAAAGCAGATGCAAGCCATGGGCTTGGCCATTGACTGGTCACGCGAGGTGGCCACCTGCGACCCGGCTTATTACAAGTGGAACCAGTGGCTGTTTTTGAAGATGCTGGACAAAGGCATTGCTTACCGCAAAACCCAGGTGGTGAACTGGGACCCGGTAGACCAAACCGTATTGGCCAACGAGCAAGTGATTGACGGCAAAGGCTGGCGTACAGGTGCCGTGGTGGAAAAGCGGGAGATTCCCGGGTACTACCTCAAGATTACCGACTACGCGCCCGAGTTGCTGGACCACGTGCAAAACGGCAACAGCAACGCCACACTTGGCGGCTGGCCAGAGCGCGTGCGCGCCATGCAAGAAAACTGGATTGGCAAAAGCGCAGGTGTGCGCTTTGCGTTTACGCACGATGTCAAAAACGCCGGTGGTGAGCTGATAGATGGCGGGCGCATGTATGTGTTTACGACGCGCCCGGACACCATCATGGGTGTGACGTTTTGTGCGGTCGCTCCTGAGCACCCACTGGCTGCGCATGCGGCCAGCAACAACCCCACACTGGCCTCTTTTATTGTGACGTGCCAGCAAGGCGGCACCACAGAAGCTGAAATGGCGGTTAAGGAAAAAGTGGGCATGGACACAGGTCTTACTGTTGTGCATCCGCTGACTGGCGAGTCGGTTGCGCTGTGGGTGGGCAACTATGTGCTCATGAGCTACGGCGACGGCGCTGTTATGGGCGTGCCTGCCCATGATGAGCGTGACTTTGCGTTTGCGCTCAAATACCAGTTGGCCATCAAGCCTGTTGTCGCTGTAGAAGGGCAAGGCCCGTTTGACGACCAGCAATGGCAAGAGTGGTATGCCACCAAGGGGGCTGGTGTTGCGATCAACTCAGGCGCCTACAACGGTTTGCCGTTTGCCGAGTGCGTGGATGCGGTGGCCAAAGACCTCAGTGCCAAAGGCTTGGGCGAGAAGCAAACCACTTGGCGTTTGCGCGACTGGGGTATCAGCCGTCAGCGTTACTGGGGTACGCCCATTCCAATCATTCACTGTGATGATTGTGGCGCAGTGCCAGTGCCTGAAAAAGACTTGCCGGTGGTGCTGCCACAAGACCTGGTTCCGGACGGCAGCGGTAACCCGCTGAACAAGTCTGAGGCGTTTTTGAATGTGGCTTGCCCATGTTGCGGCAAACCTGCCAAGCGCGAAACCGACACCATGGATACCTTTGTCGATTCGTCTTGGTACTTCATGCGTTATTGCGACCCACACAACGCAGATGCCATGGTGAGCGAGGGTGCGCAGTACTGGATGGCCGGCGGCATGGATCAGTACATTGGTGGTATTGAGCATGCCATTTTGCATTTGCTCTATGCGCGCTTTTGGACCAAGGTCATGCGTGACTTGGGGCTGGTGAGCGTGGACGAGCCGTTTGCCAGGCTGCTCACGCAGGGCATGGTGCTGAACAATATTTACTCCAAGCGCACAGCGCAAGGCGGCAAGGAGTATTTTTGGCCCAGCGACGTTGAGCATGTACACGATGATGCAGGCAAGGTGATGGGCGCCAAGCTCATCAAAGCCGTGGGGGACTTGCCCGCTGGTACCGCCATTGACTACGAGGGCGTGGGCACCATGTCCAAATCTAAAAACAATGGCGTTGACCCCCAGTCTTTGATAGACACCTTTGGTGCCGATACCGCGCGCCTGTACACCATGTTTACTGCGCCGCCTGAGGCCACGCTTGAGTGGAACGACGCTGCGGTTGAGGGCAGCTTTAGATTTTTGCGCCGCGTTTGGAATTTTGGTTACAAACACCAGGATGCACTGGCTGCAGGCGTGAAGCTGGCGGCCGATGCGCCTGCTTACAGCGACGCAGCCAAGGCGCTGCGCTTGGATGTTCACACGGTCTTGCGTCAAGCCTCTTTTGACTACGAGCGCATGCAGTACAACACGGTGGTGTCAGCCGTGATGAAAATGCTCAATACGCTAGAGGGCGCGCAGCTGGCCAACACCGATGCAGACAACAAGGCTTTGGCCGAGTGTTTCTCCATCATGTTGCGCGTGCTGTACCCAGCTTGCCCTCACATCACCTGCACGTTGTGGGCTGAGTTGGGCTTTAACGCTCAGGCCGACTTGCTTGACGCGCCATGGCCGGTGGTTGATGAGTCTGCATTGGTGCAAGATGTGATTGAGCTGATGCTACAAGTCAATGGCAAATTGCGCGGTGCAGTCAGGGTGGCTGCTGACGCCAGCAAGGCCGACATAGAGGCCGCAGCCTTGGCCAGCGACGCCTTTTTGAAACAGGCCAACGGTGCTGCTGCTAAAAAAGTAGTGGTGGTACCAGGGCGCTTGGTCAACATCGTAATTTGA